One Nostoc punctiforme PCC 73102 DNA window includes the following coding sequences:
- a CDS encoding metal ABC transporter substrate-binding protein gives MMTLLMLSMITGCSQSNPNQGTIPEQSPQAQATVSTPVAQLGKTKVVTTFLPIYLFTKAVAGNVADVEILVPPGTEVHEYQATPENVKAIATANVLVKNGLGLEGFLENTVKNAQNTKLAEIDASKGIKPLNEISPVVKTAKEEEDHEHAQGNPHVWLDPVLAKQQVTNIRDGLIAADPANKVTYEANAAAYIKELESLNNEFQRTLQKTPSCTFITFHDAFPYLAKRYNLKQVAVVQIPEDQLSPTDVQNAVNAVKKYKVKALFSEPGVDNKLLSSLSKDLKLTLRPLDSLETGETDPQHYFKAMKANLQILETSCK, from the coding sequence ATGATGACTCTACTAATGTTGTCAATGATTACTGGCTGTAGCCAATCGAATCCGAATCAGGGAACAATACCTGAACAGTCGCCGCAAGCACAGGCGACTGTATCCACCCCAGTAGCGCAGTTAGGAAAAACTAAAGTTGTGACGACATTTTTGCCGATATATTTGTTTACTAAGGCAGTAGCTGGGAATGTGGCAGATGTAGAAATTCTAGTGCCGCCTGGTACGGAGGTACATGAATACCAAGCGACACCCGAAAATGTCAAAGCGATCGCAACTGCGAATGTGTTAGTAAAAAATGGTTTAGGTTTAGAGGGATTTCTGGAAAATACGGTCAAAAATGCTCAAAATACTAAATTAGCTGAAATTGATGCCAGTAAGGGTATTAAACCCTTAAATGAAATTTCACCTGTTGTAAAAACAGCGAAGGAGGAAGAAGACCACGAACACGCCCAAGGTAATCCTCATGTTTGGTTAGATCCAGTTTTGGCAAAACAACAGGTAACTAATATTCGGGATGGATTAATTGCTGCTGACCCGGCGAATAAAGTCACTTACGAAGCAAATGCTGCGGCTTATATTAAAGAATTAGAAAGTTTAAATAATGAATTTCAACGGACTTTACAAAAAACTCCTAGTTGCACCTTTATTACCTTTCATGATGCGTTTCCATATTTAGCAAAACGCTATAACCTCAAGCAAGTTGCTGTGGTACAAATTCCTGAAGATCAACTTTCACCGACTGATGTGCAAAATGCCGTCAATGCTGTTAAAAAGTACAAAGTTAAAGCTTTATTTAGTGAACCAGGAGTAGATAACAAACTCCTAAGTAGCCTCTCCAAAGACTTGAAATTAACTTTGCGTCCTCTGGATTCCCTGGAAACTGGCGAAACAGATCCACAGCATTATTTCAAGGCAATGAAAGCTAACTTACAAATTTTGGAAACGTCGTGTAAATAG
- the aroQ gene encoding type II 3-dehydroquinate dehydratase, producing MLNSTLQPLSILALHGPNLNLLGQREPGIYGSLTLAEINRLLEEEGFKLQAKVFPLQSNHEGILVDTIHEALGQHQGILINAGAYTHTSVALRDAIAAVNLPTVEVHLSNIYRREDFRHHSYIAPVAIGQISGFGVQSYLLGLQALVNHLRKNET from the coding sequence GTGCTGAACTCGACATTACAACCCTTAAGCATTCTGGCACTGCATGGGCCAAACTTGAATTTGCTAGGGCAGCGAGAACCAGGAATTTATGGTTCGTTGACACTAGCTGAAATTAACCGCCTGTTAGAAGAAGAAGGATTCAAGTTACAGGCGAAAGTTTTTCCCTTGCAATCAAATCATGAAGGAATTTTAGTAGATACTATTCATGAAGCATTAGGACAACATCAAGGAATTTTGATTAATGCCGGGGCATATACTCACACAAGTGTGGCATTGCGAGATGCGATCGCGGCTGTTAACTTGCCCACAGTCGAAGTACATCTGAGTAATATTTACCGCCGGGAAGATTTTCGCCATCATTCGTACATCGCCCCAGTTGCGATCGGGCAAATAAGTGGTTTTGGTGTTCAAAGTTACTTGTTGGGCTTACAAGCTTTGGTAAATCATTTAAGAAAAAATGAAACGTAA
- the topA gene encoding type I DNA topoisomerase yields MSTLVIVESPTKARTIRNYLPAGYRVEASMGHVRDLPQSASEIPAAVKGETWAQLGVNVDADFEPVYVVPKDKKKIVTQLKEALKDVDELILATDEDREGESISWHLYQLLKPKVPTKRMVFHEITQEAIKKALKDCRQIDEQLVRAQETRRILDRLVGYTLSPLLWKKIAWGLSAGRVQSVAVRLLVTRERQRRAFHEGTYWDLKASLSKEKTPFAAQLVTLAGTKIANGSDFDATTGQITAGRNVLLLNEDQAVALKERLTGKTWSVTEMEERPVTRKPSPPFTTSTLQQESNRKLRLSARDTMRVAQNLYEQGYITYMRTDSVHLSDQAIAAARSSVEKLYGQQYLSPQPRQYTTKSKGAQEAHEAIRPAGSTFRTPQETGLGGRELAVYDLIWKRTVACQMADSCQTQISVQLQVEDAGFRSSGKRIEFPGYLRAYVEGSDDPEAALEDQEVILPNLKVGDHPNCTDLEAVGHETQPPARYTEASLVKTLESEGIGRPSTYASIIGTIIDKGYAHLVSNALIPTFTAFAVTDLLEKHFPDIVDPSFTSKMEQTLDDIATGEAKWLPYLQKFYLGEKGLETLVKERESQIDATTARTVELENLDAKVRIGKYGPYIEVTNGEGVITASIPKDLTPADLDPKQVEVLLRQKITGPDQVGRHPETGEPIYVKIGAYGPYVQLGDKTDENPKPKQASLLKGVTPETVTLEMAVGLLALPRTLGVHPVTGGKIQASLGRFGPYVVHDQGKEGKDYRSLKAADNVLTISLERALELLSEPKKGRSSTNSKSKAALRELGPHPEDGETINIYDGPYGPYIKHGKTNVSIPEGQTVEDITLTEALNLLAAKASTAKSTRKTTKSTNSKSKSTGKSTAKSTTAAKKKVTEG; encoded by the coding sequence ATGTCAACTCTCGTCATCGTCGAATCTCCAACCAAAGCTCGTACCATTCGCAACTACTTGCCAGCAGGCTATCGGGTGGAAGCGTCTATGGGTCATGTGCGTGACTTACCCCAGTCGGCTAGTGAAATTCCTGCTGCCGTCAAGGGGGAAACATGGGCGCAGCTAGGGGTAAATGTGGACGCCGACTTTGAACCGGTATATGTTGTCCCGAAAGACAAAAAGAAAATTGTCACCCAGCTTAAAGAAGCCCTTAAAGATGTAGATGAACTGATTCTGGCAACGGACGAAGACCGGGAAGGTGAAAGCATTAGTTGGCATTTATACCAATTGCTGAAGCCGAAAGTTCCAACTAAGCGGATGGTGTTTCACGAAATTACCCAAGAGGCGATCAAAAAAGCTCTGAAGGACTGCCGCCAAATCGATGAGCAGTTGGTTCGCGCCCAAGAAACGCGGCGGATTTTAGATCGACTTGTGGGATATACGCTGTCTCCACTGCTATGGAAAAAAATCGCCTGGGGATTATCTGCTGGGCGGGTACAATCTGTAGCCGTGAGGCTTTTAGTCACAAGAGAACGCCAACGCCGCGCTTTCCATGAGGGCACTTACTGGGATTTGAAAGCCAGTCTGTCAAAGGAAAAAACCCCCTTTGCTGCTCAGTTGGTAACATTGGCAGGAACCAAAATTGCTAACGGTAGCGATTTTGACGCAACAACCGGACAAATTACCGCAGGTCGCAATGTCTTGTTGCTCAACGAAGACCAAGCGGTAGCCCTCAAGGAACGCCTAACTGGGAAAACCTGGAGTGTTACCGAGATGGAAGAACGTCCAGTGACGCGCAAGCCGTCGCCACCGTTTACCACCTCGACACTGCAACAAGAATCTAACCGGAAACTGCGCCTCTCAGCCCGCGATACGATGCGCGTTGCCCAGAATTTGTACGAACAAGGGTATATTACCTATATGCGGACAGATTCGGTGCATTTGTCAGATCAAGCGATCGCAGCTGCTCGGAGTTCTGTAGAAAAGCTTTACGGTCAACAATACCTCAGTCCCCAACCCCGGCAATACACCACTAAATCCAAAGGCGCACAAGAGGCGCACGAAGCAATTCGTCCAGCCGGTAGCACCTTTCGCACCCCCCAAGAAACTGGTTTGGGCGGTCGAGAACTTGCCGTTTACGATTTGATTTGGAAGCGGACTGTCGCCTGTCAAATGGCTGATTCCTGCCAAACTCAAATTAGCGTGCAATTACAAGTTGAGGATGCTGGATTCCGTTCCTCTGGCAAACGGATTGAATTTCCTGGATATTTACGTGCTTACGTCGAAGGTTCAGATGACCCAGAAGCAGCACTGGAAGACCAGGAAGTAATTTTGCCGAATTTGAAAGTGGGAGATCATCCGAATTGTACAGATTTAGAAGCAGTTGGGCATGAAACTCAACCGCCAGCTAGATACACCGAAGCTTCTTTGGTGAAAACCTTAGAGAGTGAAGGTATCGGTCGTCCCAGTACCTACGCCAGCATTATTGGTACGATCATCGACAAAGGTTATGCCCATTTGGTGAGTAACGCTCTCATTCCTACCTTCACCGCTTTCGCCGTCACCGACTTGCTGGAAAAACATTTCCCAGACATCGTTGATCCTAGTTTTACCTCGAAGATGGAGCAAACCCTTGATGACATTGCCACAGGTGAAGCGAAATGGCTACCCTACTTGCAGAAATTCTATCTGGGAGAGAAAGGGTTGGAAACCCTGGTAAAAGAACGGGAAAGTCAAATTGATGCCACCACAGCTAGGACTGTAGAACTGGAGAATCTAGATGCCAAAGTCCGCATTGGTAAATATGGCCCCTACATTGAAGTTACAAATGGTGAGGGGGTAATCACCGCCTCAATTCCCAAAGACTTGACACCAGCAGACCTCGACCCCAAACAGGTAGAAGTTTTGCTGCGACAAAAAATCACAGGCCCTGACCAGGTAGGTCGGCATCCCGAAACTGGCGAACCGATTTATGTGAAAATTGGTGCTTATGGGCCTTATGTCCAATTGGGCGATAAAACCGACGAAAACCCCAAACCGAAACAAGCTTCTCTACTCAAGGGTGTCACCCCAGAAACCGTTACCCTGGAAATGGCTGTTGGTCTGTTGGCACTACCCCGAACATTGGGAGTTCATCCAGTTACTGGGGGCAAAATCCAAGCAAGTTTGGGACGTTTTGGCCCTTATGTGGTTCATGACCAGGGTAAGGAAGGGAAAGATTACCGTTCCCTGAAAGCTGCTGACAATGTGTTGACAATTAGCCTGGAACGTGCATTAGAATTATTGTCCGAACCCAAAAAGGGACGTAGTTCCACCAACAGCAAGTCCAAGGCAGCCTTACGCGAATTGGGTCCACATCCAGAGGACGGGGAAACAATTAACATCTACGATGGCCCTTATGGTCCTTACATCAAGCATGGCAAAACTAATGTGAGTATTCCAGAAGGTCAAACTGTAGAAGATATAACCCTGACTGAGGCGCTTAACTTATTGGCAGCTAAGGCATCGACAGCGAAATCAACTCGCAAAACGACTAAATCAACGAATTCCAAATCTAAGTCAACAGGTAAGTCAACTGCTAAGTCAACGACGGCTGCGAAAAAGAAAGTCACAGAAGGCTAA
- a CDS encoding metal ABC transporter permease, with protein sequence MDFFNDCQISWLAIASSNDLVSLLTFPFMQRAIVGAVLMGILGGMLGSFVTLRQLSFFSHAVGHAALVGVALGVLLQINPTWMLLPFTLVFGVIVLYFIDKTDLGSDSVLSIVLSGALAIGVILTSLIKGYRGNLMAVLFGDILAIDTIDLILTLLVLVGGSIFLLSTLRQQILLTLNPDVAQVQGVPVQLYRYVFVVLLSLAVAVAIKAVGVLLVNAFLVIPASTAKLMSHHFSRFLVISVIVGSISSIAGIIVSGIFNLASGPSIVLVQFLLFIAVFIWFKLNLKAA encoded by the coding sequence ATGGATTTCTTCAATGATTGTCAGATATCTTGGCTTGCGATCGCCAGTAGTAATGACTTGGTAAGCTTGTTAACATTCCCTTTCATGCAGCGTGCGATCGTCGGTGCTGTGTTAATGGGAATACTTGGCGGGATGTTGGGCAGTTTTGTCACCTTGCGCCAGTTGTCCTTTTTCAGCCACGCCGTTGGTCATGCAGCATTAGTAGGTGTGGCGTTAGGTGTACTACTCCAAATAAATCCGACTTGGATGCTGTTACCTTTTACCTTGGTTTTCGGCGTTATTGTCCTCTACTTCATCGACAAAACCGATTTAGGTAGCGATAGCGTCCTTAGCATAGTGCTATCTGGGGCATTAGCGATCGGTGTAATTCTCACTAGCCTGATTAAAGGATATCGTGGCAACTTGATGGCTGTGCTGTTCGGGGATATTCTAGCGATCGATACCATAGATTTGATTTTGACGCTGCTAGTACTTGTAGGAGGTAGCATATTTTTACTATCAACCTTGCGACAGCAAATTTTATTGACCCTTAACCCTGATGTCGCACAAGTCCAAGGCGTTCCCGTCCAATTGTACCGCTATGTATTTGTGGTTTTGCTTTCACTCGCCGTTGCCGTAGCGATTAAAGCTGTCGGCGTTTTACTGGTGAACGCCTTTTTGGTTATTCCCGCCTCTACTGCCAAACTGATGAGTCACCACTTTAGCCGCTTTCTAGTCATATCAGTGATAGTTGGTTCCATCAGCAGCATTGCTGGCATCATTGTCTCTGGTATTTTCAACCTTGCTTCTGGCCCAAGTATTGTTCTTGTCCAATTCCTGCTATTTATAGCTGTTTTCATCTGGTTTAAGTTGAATTTGAAAGCCGCATAA
- a CDS encoding DUF6745 domain-containing protein, protein MSLIEKLTPEQEALISVYREKWRAIALSTERIDKEKAAEVVKAAYTAIGKQQPEIIFCDSPYAGLKIILKKRNNKLNSNNINLNNNLISYISTALVNKSSKILYQLDKQVIRQLTIFRLDFIISEYVFEKKSKFKIQPKMNLDRLWLKSQKLASDCCWLDFYISVLNCSYSKIRWKTLQSLSRFCGWISPFENLCIICDRPLHLRFDNENRLHAEGEPAIEFTDGYSLYSYHGVTLPEKYGKIHPQQWQAEWLLTEENAELRRVLIQGIGYARICQELQAIELDTWQEYTLLKIDADVDEESIHLLKMTCPSISFIHALRVPPNMKSAREAIRWVNWDVDPEEFGVQT, encoded by the coding sequence ATGTCGCTGATTGAAAAGTTAACGCCTGAGCAAGAGGCTTTGATTTCAGTTTATCGGGAAAAGTGGAGAGCGATCGCGCTTTCAACTGAGCGTATTGATAAAGAAAAAGCGGCGGAAGTCGTTAAAGCTGCATATACAGCGATCGGTAAACAACAGCCGGAAATTATTTTTTGTGACAGTCCTTATGCAGGTTTGAAAATTATTCTTAAAAAACGAAATAATAAATTAAATTCGAATAACATAAATTTAAATAATAATTTAATTAGCTATATTTCTACAGCTTTAGTTAATAAAAGTTCAAAAATATTATATCAACTAGATAAGCAGGTTATTAGGCAATTAACTATTTTTAGACTAGATTTTATTATATCTGAATATGTATTTGAAAAAAAATCAAAATTCAAAATTCAACCTAAGATGAATTTAGATCGTCTTTGGTTAAAATCACAAAAGTTGGCTAGTGATTGTTGTTGGTTAGATTTTTATATATCTGTATTAAATTGTTCTTACAGCAAAATAAGATGGAAAACCTTACAGTCTCTATCAAGATTTTGTGGTTGGATTTCTCCATTTGAAAACCTTTGTATTATCTGCGATCGCCCCCTTCACCTGCGCTTCGACAATGAAAACCGCCTCCACGCTGAAGGTGAACCCGCTATTGAATTTACCGATGGATATAGCCTCTACTCCTACCACGGTGTAACCTTGCCTGAAAAATACGGTAAAATCCACCCGCAGCAATGGCAAGCTGAATGGCTTTTGACAGAAGAAAACGCCGAACTACGGCGAGTGTTAATTCAGGGTATTGGTTACGCCAGAATTTGCCAAGAATTGCAAGCTATTGAATTAGATACTTGGCAAGAATACACTCTATTAAAAATTGATGCTGATGTTGATGAAGAATCAATTCATTTACTAAAAATGACTTGTCCTAGCATAAGCTTTATTCACGCCTTGCGAGTTCCACCGAATATGAAATCAGCGCGTGAGGCAATTCGCTGGGTGAATTGGGATGTAGATCCAGAAGAATTTGGTGTGCAAACATAG
- a CDS encoding metal ABC transporter ATP-binding protein, with translation MTNDIAILKVEGLTVYQGSYLAVRDVSFELLPGTDTAIVGPNGAGKSTLVKAVLDLIPRSAGTIEIFGRPIARLGRLRHLLGYMPQNFIFDRSFPISVSELVGLGWAKEGKKGDLFFSKLWRQDREKSAAVGEALRRTDAYHLQHQAIGTLSGGQLKRVLLAYCLVMSRKLLVLDEAFAGVDVQGSADFYALLNELKREEGWTVLQVSHDIDMVNRHCDRVLCLNQSIVCTGKPEIALSPQNLLATYGPGFSRYQHQH, from the coding sequence ATGACTAATGATATTGCTATTTTAAAAGTAGAAGGATTAACTGTCTATCAAGGTAGTTATTTAGCTGTTCGAGATGTTTCTTTTGAATTATTGCCAGGAACAGATACAGCCATAGTTGGTCCCAATGGTGCTGGTAAAAGTACTCTGGTAAAAGCGGTTTTAGATTTGATACCTCGAAGTGCTGGTACGATTGAAATATTCGGTCGTCCAATTGCAAGGTTGGGGCGTTTGCGTCATTTGTTGGGTTATATGCCGCAAAATTTCATCTTTGACCGCAGCTTTCCTATTTCTGTTAGCGAATTGGTGGGTCTGGGATGGGCAAAGGAAGGAAAAAAGGGAGATTTATTTTTCTCCAAGTTGTGGAGACAAGACCGAGAAAAATCGGCAGCAGTAGGAGAAGCTTTACGGCGAACCGATGCTTATCATTTACAGCATCAAGCTATTGGGACTCTTAGCGGTGGCCAACTTAAGCGGGTGTTGTTGGCTTATTGTTTGGTAATGTCTCGAAAACTGTTGGTACTCGATGAAGCCTTTGCTGGTGTTGATGTGCAAGGTTCAGCAGATTTTTACGCTTTGCTAAATGAATTAAAGCGAGAGGAGGGTTGGACGGTATTACAAGTTTCCCATGATATTGATATGGTAAATCGCCATTGCGATCGCGTGCTTTGCCTGAACCAAAGCATTGTTTGTACTGGTAAACCGGAAATTGCCCTTTCACCGCAAAACCTGTTAGCAACATACGGTCCAGGTTTCAGCCGTTACCAGCACCAACATTAA
- a CDS encoding ADP-ribosylglycohydrolase family protein, whose protein sequence is MRYSPISRFRGTFLGAFLGGNLTSDGKIQSQSYLDLGRMAILGTESLINLGKLDLDDWIARQQQESLHLAAADDISIKIIIATLPVALFFHENPIKLRQNLLRVLKIWEDDPVVRDGTLAVAYAISLALTEKLDPLTLIPQTISFLGETPTSIPNKLLKVQNLLEQGAGLSRAQAEFAREEKLSNTIAMAFYCFLSTLEDFRLAVLQATHNGNSKVQDATSLSSQATGAITGALSGAYNGIGGIPVNWQVLLLQRNSPAWGLTSFSQMLKLTDAFVAVWSGVYEIDLNPRELTQECEEALLSVYAAPRVIRSR, encoded by the coding sequence ATGCGTTACTCTCCTATAAGTCGATTTAGAGGTACTTTCCTCGGAGCCTTTCTGGGGGGAAATTTAACATCTGATGGTAAAATACAGTCTCAGAGTTACCTAGATTTAGGCAGAATGGCGATTCTGGGTACTGAGAGTTTAATTAACTTGGGTAAATTAGATTTAGATGATTGGATAGCACGTCAGCAGCAAGAATCTCTTCATTTAGCAGCAGCTGATGATATATCGATAAAAATAATTATTGCCACATTACCAGTAGCACTTTTTTTTCATGAAAATCCGATTAAGTTGCGACAAAACTTGCTGCGTGTACTCAAAATTTGGGAAGATGACCCAGTAGTAAGGGATGGAACACTCGCGGTAGCTTATGCGATATCTCTTGCCCTAACTGAAAAACTCGACCCTCTAACCCTCATCCCACAAACAATTTCTTTTCTTGGTGAAACACCAACATCGATACCAAACAAATTATTAAAAGTCCAGAATTTATTAGAGCAAGGGGCGGGATTGTCAAGGGCGCAAGCTGAGTTTGCTAGGGAAGAAAAACTCAGTAACACTATTGCTATGGCATTTTACTGCTTTTTAAGTACCTTAGAAGACTTTCGCCTTGCAGTTTTGCAGGCTACTCACAATGGCAATTCTAAAGTGCAAGATGCTACATCTCTAAGCTCACAGGCTACAGGTGCAATTACTGGTGCTTTATCAGGAGCATATAACGGTATAGGCGGAATTCCTGTAAATTGGCAAGTCTTGCTCTTGCAAAGAAATTCTCCAGCATGGGGATTAACTAGCTTTTCCCAAATGTTAAAATTGACCGATGCATTTGTGGCGGTGTGGTCAGGAGTGTATGAGATTGACCTAAATCCCAGAGAGTTAACACAGGAATGTGAGGAGGCTTTGCTTTCAGTTTACGCAGCTCCCCGCGTTATTCGATCGCGTTAA
- a CDS encoding iron uptake porin has protein sequence MQNFCKYLLVSPAVCCAMLFVSTAAFAGETSATSEINQPQVLASPDTNTHITGQVTSVSQFSDVQPTDWAFQALQSLVERYGCIAGYPNSTYRGNRALTRYEFAAGLNACLDRVNELIATATSDLVNKQDLATLQKLQADFSAELATLRGRVDAVEAKTAELEANQFSTTTKLNGEVVIAIASVVSGNTVNGQEVNQNAVLADRVRLNLDTSFTGKDLLRTRLQATNLDPFSQTATFTPEGDFRFAGGNNSNGVVIDALLYQFPLGNKTGVTLEANAGAIDDFTNTVNPYLDGDGGSGALSQFGTRNPIYYLVNGTGIGIKHEFSDKLELSLGYLANDAANPQLGSGLFNGAYGAMAQLTVKPSNQITLGLTYLNAYKNTFFANGSGGSNNANDILENASSNSYGIEASFQPSSKFVIGGWAGLTKARVLSVTPGDADIWNYAVTLAFPDLGKTGNIAGIIVGMEPKVTSVSGSLSNAGINKDPDTSYHIEGFYQYKLSDNISITPGVIWLTAPDHNNQNDDIVIGTVRTTFTF, from the coding sequence ATGCAAAATTTCTGTAAATATCTGCTAGTTAGTCCAGCAGTTTGCTGTGCAATGCTATTTGTGAGTACTGCTGCATTTGCAGGTGAAACATCCGCTACGTCTGAAATCAATCAACCGCAAGTTTTAGCTAGTCCAGACACAAACACTCACATAACAGGGCAAGTTACTTCCGTATCTCAATTTTCTGATGTACAACCTACTGACTGGGCATTCCAAGCATTGCAGTCGTTAGTTGAGCGCTATGGCTGTATTGCAGGATACCCAAATAGTACTTATCGTGGTAATCGCGCATTAACGCGATATGAGTTTGCTGCTGGTTTGAATGCTTGTCTCGATCGCGTTAACGAACTTATTGCTACAGCCACAAGCGATTTAGTTAACAAACAAGATTTAGCAACATTACAAAAGCTGCAAGCAGATTTTTCAGCAGAACTGGCGACACTCCGAGGTCGTGTAGATGCAGTAGAAGCTAAAACTGCTGAATTGGAGGCGAATCAGTTCTCAACTACAACCAAGTTGAATGGTGAAGTCGTAATAGCGATCGCAAGTGTTGTAAGTGGTAATACAGTTAATGGTCAAGAAGTCAACCAAAATGCTGTCCTTGCAGATCGGGTGCGTCTGAACCTCGACACCAGTTTCACTGGTAAAGATTTACTCAGAACACGACTTCAGGCAACAAACCTAGACCCCTTCTCTCAGACTGCTACCTTTACACCAGAAGGTGACTTCCGATTTGCTGGTGGTAATAACAGTAACGGAGTTGTGATAGACGCACTCTTGTATCAGTTCCCTCTCGGTAATAAAACAGGCGTCACTCTGGAAGCAAATGCAGGTGCAATTGATGATTTCACTAATACAGTCAACCCATACTTAGATGGGGACGGTGGTAGCGGTGCCCTTTCCCAATTTGGGACTCGCAACCCAATTTATTATCTAGTCAATGGTACTGGTATCGGAATCAAACACGAGTTCAGTGATAAGCTCGAACTAAGCTTGGGGTATTTAGCGAATGATGCTGCTAACCCTCAACTAGGCTCTGGACTATTCAATGGTGCTTATGGTGCTATGGCACAGTTAACTGTTAAGCCTAGCAACCAAATTACCCTCGGTTTGACCTACCTTAACGCCTACAAAAATACTTTTTTTGCCAATGGTAGTGGTGGTAGCAATAACGCTAATGACATATTGGAGAATGCTTCTAGTAACTCCTACGGTATAGAAGCATCCTTTCAACCTAGCTCAAAATTCGTGATTGGCGGTTGGGCTGGCTTGACCAAAGCTCGCGTCCTTTCGGTTACTCCTGGCGATGCTGACATCTGGAACTATGCCGTCACACTGGCTTTCCCCGATCTTGGGAAAACAGGTAACATTGCAGGCATCATTGTGGGTATGGAACCTAAAGTTACCAGCGTGAGCGGCTCTCTCAGCAATGCAGGTATAAATAAAGATCCAGACACTTCATATCATATTGAAGGTTTCTATCAATATAAGCTGAGTGACAATATCAGCATCACCCCAGGAGTTATCTGGCTAACAGCGCCAGATCATAATAATCAAAACGATGATATCGTCATTGGTACAGTGAGAACCACATTCACTTTCTAA